The Sphaerospermopsis torques-reginae ITEP-024 genome has a window encoding:
- a CDS encoding IS1634 family transposase translates to MNYQTEEIESKNIDHLGIIAGIIDEIGIVEKINEIFSIDIREKVNTGEVVKAIILNGLGFVSRPLYLFPDFFKDKAVEHLIGTGIKAEDLNDDKIGRVMDKLYKYGLTKLFLIIALEVVKKYGIDTKYSHLDSSSLHLHGEYKNCVNNLEKELGINREHPIMITQGYSRDHRPDLKQCILDLIVSSDGDIPLFFRGASGNESDKAVFAHILVEYSKQIDFESIMVADSALYSESNLKLMSNMKWISRVPLSIKKAKNLVKASINNEMKACKIKGYSYIEEKVSYGGIEQRWLLVESVERKKADLNKLDKKIQEELLKANKQVDKLEQEEFADKSLAELKIKEITAKLKYHQISDYRITETLNQGKTAVYRVKCKLRENQELITQQQNSCGRFILATNILDAQELESEEILKIYKEQQSTERGFRFIKDPLFFADSLFVKNPQRVETMMMLMALCLLVYNLGQRQLRMSLKAQKATVKNQLNKPTESPTLRWIFQCFQGIHLLMAQGFQRILNLTESHCHILQFLPTTCQKYYLLS, encoded by the coding sequence ATGAATTACCAAACAGAAGAAATTGAGAGTAAAAACATAGATCACTTAGGAATAATCGCAGGAATAATAGATGAAATAGGAATAGTAGAAAAAATCAACGAGATATTTTCAATAGATATCAGAGAGAAAGTAAACACAGGAGAAGTAGTCAAAGCAATCATTCTCAATGGACTAGGCTTTGTATCAAGACCACTATATTTGTTCCCAGATTTCTTTAAAGACAAAGCCGTAGAACATCTAATAGGAACAGGAATAAAAGCAGAAGATTTAAACGACGATAAAATAGGTAGAGTCATGGATAAACTCTATAAATATGGATTAACTAAACTATTCTTAATCATTGCCTTAGAAGTAGTAAAGAAATATGGAATAGACACAAAATATTCCCATTTAGACTCAAGCTCATTACATTTACACGGGGAATATAAGAATTGCGTAAATAATCTAGAGAAAGAACTAGGAATAAATCGAGAACATCCAATAATGATTACACAAGGATATTCTCGTGACCATCGCCCAGACCTAAAACAATGTATATTAGATTTAATAGTAAGTAGTGATGGGGATATACCATTATTTTTTAGAGGGGCATCAGGAAACGAATCAGATAAAGCAGTATTTGCTCATATCTTAGTAGAATATTCTAAACAAATAGATTTTGAAAGTATCATGGTGGCTGACAGTGCATTATATAGCGAAAGTAATTTAAAATTAATGTCAAACATGAAATGGATAAGTCGAGTACCATTATCCATTAAAAAAGCAAAAAATTTAGTGAAAGCCTCCATAAATAATGAAATGAAAGCCTGTAAAATCAAAGGTTATAGCTATATCGAAGAGAAAGTATCTTATGGAGGAATAGAGCAAAGATGGTTATTAGTAGAAAGCGTAGAGAGAAAAAAAGCAGACTTAAATAAACTAGACAAAAAAATCCAAGAAGAGTTATTAAAAGCTAACAAACAAGTAGATAAATTAGAACAGGAAGAATTTGCTGATAAATCTTTAGCCGAGTTGAAAATCAAAGAAATAACAGCTAAATTAAAATATCATCAAATATCAGACTATCGAATTACCGAGACATTAAATCAAGGGAAAACAGCAGTTTATAGAGTGAAATGTAAATTAAGAGAAAATCAGGAGTTAATTACACAACAGCAAAACTCTTGTGGCAGATTTATTTTAGCCACCAATATTTTGGATGCTCAGGAGTTAGAGTCAGAAGAAATCCTCAAAATATATAAAGAACAACAATCTACAGAAAGAGGATTTAGATTTATCAAAGACCCGTTATTTTTCGCGGATAGTCTGTTTGTGAAAAATCCCCAAAGAGTAGAGACAATGATGATGTTAATGGCATTATGTCTTTTGGTTTATAATTTAGGACAAAGACAATTAAGAATGTCATTGAAGGCACAAAAAGCCACAGTTAAAAACCAACTGAATAAACCTACAGAATCTCCCACATTAAGATGGATATTTCAGTGCTTTCAAGGTATTCATCTTTTGATGGCACAAGGATTTCAACGAATTCTTAATTTAACGGAGTCGCATTGTCATATCTTGCAATTCCTACCTACTACTTGTCAAAAATATTATTTATTATCTTAG
- a CDS encoding nucleotidyltransferase family protein, whose protein sequence is MIENITTENISQTLEQRKKEALQTAAKCRQILLEKGAKEVILFGSLSGESPWHWQSDLDLAVRGMSQKQQWEAYSLLEKIAPNWLKIDLVALEELPDFVRSRILKEKFMPTNKYLALKTRIEDEMIALEQNFQAMKTALEQSDNVPEIFITPTLSSYICDFYTACERISERIAVTIDGGMPKAENWHEQLLLQMAEIGGENRPPVWQGSLLLQLNDYRKFRHLARHNYNLQLRKERVLELAQQTEIIIVKIQEAIALFNQWLESQVK, encoded by the coding sequence ATGATAGAAAACATTACCACAGAAAATATCAGTCAAACACTAGAACAAAGAAAAAAAGAGGCATTACAAACAGCCGCAAAATGTCGGCAAATTCTCCTAGAAAAGGGAGCAAAAGAAGTAATATTATTTGGTTCTTTATCAGGAGAAAGCCCTTGGCATTGGCAATCTGATTTAGATTTAGCAGTGAGAGGAATGTCGCAAAAGCAACAATGGGAGGCATATTCTCTTCTAGAAAAAATAGCACCTAATTGGTTAAAAATAGATTTGGTAGCATTAGAAGAACTGCCAGATTTTGTCCGTTCTCGGATTCTCAAAGAAAAATTCATGCCCACTAATAAATATTTAGCCTTAAAAACTCGCATTGAGGACGAGATGATAGCTTTAGAGCAGAACTTTCAAGCTATGAAAACTGCTTTGGAACAAAGTGATAATGTCCCAGAAATTTTTATCACTCCTACATTATCCAGCTATATTTGTGATTTTTACACAGCTTGTGAGCGAATTAGCGAAAGAATTGCTGTCACCATAGATGGGGGAATGCCAAAAGCAGAAAATTGGCATGAACAACTATTGTTACAAATGGCAGAGATTGGTGGGGAAAATCGTCCTCCTGTATGGCAAGGTTCGCTATTATTACAATTAAATGATTATCGTAAATTTAGACATTTAGCACGTCATAATTATAATTTGCAATTGCGAAAAGAAAGAGTGTTAGAATTAGCCCAACAAACAGAAATAATTATCGTCAAAATCCAAGAGGCGATCGCACTTTTTAATCAATGGTTAGAATCTCAAGTAAAATAA
- a CDS encoding polysaccharide biosynthesis protein → MKKTVFIKNIAHFLQTSSRTKKHLILYLTDSLLFLLAIYIAFSIDSHSLFPVDILGKYLPSIIPLIPGKILLFSLLGMYKNVLKYSEFAFLYTAFQSVILGQGGLIILDLIFRVNFLPISVQIVDTLITLILIVTVRLIARWLLYGLSSPLRLKLQSQTINSLANSKQFLQPVIIYGAGQAGFQLSQALVLDNNFEIIAFVDDNSQLWKHTINGIQVYSPEKFEYLINKYQVHLVLLAIPSATPKRKQEIVAELKALDIEVKTVPTLAEIISGKVSIAQLRKINIGDILGREEILPDPKLLQVNITNKSVLVTGAGGSIGSELCRQIAQQQPRHLVLYELNEFALYSIEIELRETYPNLYCSACLGSVTDAQRLKQVITEYNIDTLYHAAAYKHVPLVEKNPAQGVINNIYGTLVATRTANECKVETFVLISTDKAVRPTSVMGTTKRVAELILQALSKHPDTYTRLIMVRFGNVLNSTGSVVPRFQQQILQRQPITITHPEITRYFMSIPEAARLVIQAGALGKGGEVFLLDMGEPVKIYDLAVQMVELSGLVLGKDIVIKITGLRPGEKLYEELLIEEENVKKTIHPKIYSAQEAMIPWTKLEPYLYQLFLAAQEEDKDTLLSLLKVMVPEYYSPQLSSPLLSKSAE, encoded by the coding sequence TTGAAAAAAACTGTTTTTATCAAAAATATTGCCCATTTTCTCCAAACTTCCTCAAGAACAAAAAAGCATCTGATTCTGTATTTAACTGACTCTCTACTATTTTTATTGGCAATTTATATTGCATTTTCCATAGATTCCCACAGTTTATTTCCTGTGGATATACTGGGTAAATATCTCCCTTCTATTATTCCGCTGATTCCCGGAAAAATCCTATTATTTTCCCTACTGGGAATGTACAAAAATGTACTGAAATACAGCGAGTTTGCCTTTTTATACACAGCCTTCCAATCAGTTATTCTGGGACAAGGAGGATTGATCATCCTGGATTTGATTTTCCGTGTCAATTTCCTACCCATTTCTGTTCAGATAGTAGATACTTTAATCACACTAATTTTAATAGTTACAGTCAGACTCATAGCCCGATGGTTATTATATGGTTTGAGTTCCCCCCTGAGATTAAAACTCCAATCTCAAACTATTAATAGTTTAGCAAATAGCAAACAATTCCTGCAACCAGTAATTATCTATGGAGCCGGACAAGCTGGATTTCAACTATCCCAAGCACTTGTTCTGGATAACAACTTTGAGATTATAGCTTTTGTGGACGACAATTCACAACTATGGAAACATACGATTAATGGCATTCAGGTTTATAGCCCTGAGAAGTTCGAATATCTCATTAACAAGTACCAGGTACATCTCGTACTCTTAGCAATTCCATCAGCAACGCCCAAAAGAAAGCAAGAAATTGTTGCGGAACTTAAAGCTCTAGATATAGAAGTCAAAACAGTACCCACCCTAGCAGAAATCATATCAGGTAAAGTCTCAATTGCTCAACTCCGGAAAATCAATATAGGTGATATTTTAGGACGAGAGGAAATTCTCCCAGATCCCAAGTTACTGCAAGTCAACATCACAAATAAATCTGTTTTAGTCACGGGAGCGGGTGGTTCTATTGGTTCAGAACTCTGTCGTCAAATTGCTCAACAACAACCCCGCCACCTAGTTCTATATGAATTAAATGAATTTGCACTGTATAGCATTGAGATAGAGTTACGAGAAACCTATCCTAACTTGTATTGTTCTGCTTGTTTAGGCTCAGTAACTGATGCCCAACGTCTGAAACAGGTAATTACAGAATATAATATTGATACTTTATATCATGCTGCGGCTTACAAGCACGTTCCTTTAGTGGAAAAGAACCCAGCCCAAGGAGTGATTAACAATATTTACGGTACACTAGTAGCTACCCGCACGGCCAATGAGTGCAAAGTTGAGACCTTTGTATTAATTTCTACCGATAAGGCTGTACGTCCCACCAGTGTGATGGGAACAACTAAACGAGTAGCTGAGTTGATTTTGCAAGCTTTATCAAAACACCCGGACACCTACACCCGTTTGATCATGGTGCGGTTTGGTAATGTGTTAAATAGCACGGGGTCAGTAGTACCCCGATTTCAGCAACAGATTTTACAGCGACAACCGATTACTATTACCCATCCCGAAATTACTCGCTATTTTATGTCCATTCCCGAAGCTGCTCGCCTGGTCATTCAAGCTGGCGCTCTAGGGAAGGGGGGGGAGGTTTTCCTCTTGGATATGGGGGAACCGGTCAAAATTTACGATCTGGCTGTGCAAATGGTAGAACTCAGTGGTCTAGTTTTAGGGAAGGACATTGTGATTAAAATCACAGGGTTGCGTCCAGGAGAGAAGCTCTATGAAGAGCTGTTGATTGAAGAAGAGAATGTTAAAAAAACTATACATCCGAAAATTTACTCCGCCCAGGAAGCAATGATACCTTGGACAAAGCTAGAGCCATATCTTTATCAGCTTTTCTTAGCAGCCCAAGAAGAAGACAAAGATACTCTCTTATCTCTGCTTAAGGTCATGGTTCCTGAATATTACTCTCCACAGTTATCATCGCCACTGCTGAGTAAATCTGCTGAGTAA
- a CDS encoding YdcF family protein, with protein sequence MLKPLRLFTLAGCLGIFTISSAIPLRLAITRQKNPYPQAILMLSGENSRAKFTREMAQKFPDLPIWVSVGEPEIRRILGDLHSQKLQGGDRIQYDNRATDTVTNFTTMVAPLQQNNIRHVYLVTSDYHMRRSQAIATIVFGSQGIAFTPIPVPSQSSRREARTRIARDIGRSVLWLATGRTGASFNPRLQSATGNSRS encoded by the coding sequence ATGCTCAAACCTCTGCGCTTATTTACCCTAGCTGGTTGCTTGGGAATATTCACCATATCCAGTGCTATACCCCTGCGTCTAGCCATAACACGTCAAAAAAATCCCTACCCCCAAGCCATCTTGATGCTCAGTGGGGAAAACAGCAGAGCCAAATTCACCCGAGAAATGGCTCAAAAATTCCCTGACCTTCCCATTTGGGTTTCCGTGGGCGAACCGGAAATCCGCAGGATCTTAGGTGACCTTCACAGCCAAAAGCTACAGGGAGGCGATCGCATCCAGTACGACAACCGCGCTACAGATACAGTTACTAATTTTACCACAATGGTTGCACCTTTGCAACAAAATAATATTCGCCACGTCTATCTCGTCACCTCAGACTACCATATGCGCCGGTCTCAGGCGATCGCCACTATTGTCTTTGGTAGTCAGGGAATCGCCTTTACTCCCATCCCCGTCCCCTCCCAAAGCTCTCGGCGAGAAGCTCGAACCCGCATCGCTAGGGACATAGGGCGCTCAGTGCTGTGGTTAGCTACCGGGCGCACCGGAGCTAGTTTCAATCCCCGCTTGCAATCTGCGACAGGAAATAGCAGATCATAA
- a CDS encoding DegT/DnrJ/EryC1/StrS family aminotransferase, with product MPKPILLSTPHMGFEELAFIQQAFDTNWIAPVGPHITAFEEEFCQTVGSTHAAAVVSGTAALHLALRLIGIQPGDEVFCSTLTFIASASPITYLGSKPVFIDSDRTSWNLNPDLLVAELSRRAKLGTLPKAVLLVHLYGQSADIDPILTACNQYNIPLIEDAAEALGATYKGKSPGTFGKIGIYSFNGNKIITTSGGGMLVSDDPEIVAQAKFLATQARDPAPHYEHTTIGYNYRLSNVLAGIGRGQLRVLEDRVEARRRNFQIYKQALGDIAGIEFMPEASFGRSTRWLTCITIDPEKFGCDRENLRLALAAQNIESRPVWKPMHLQPVFAHCDRIGGEVAEYLFHHGLCLPSGSNLSHTDLERVILAIRQIH from the coding sequence ATGCCCAAACCAATCCTCCTTTCAACTCCTCATATGGGTTTTGAGGAACTTGCCTTTATCCAACAAGCCTTTGATACGAATTGGATTGCGCCCGTTGGACCCCATATAACTGCCTTTGAAGAGGAATTTTGCCAAACCGTCGGTAGCACCCACGCAGCTGCCGTAGTTTCCGGTACTGCGGCTCTCCACCTCGCTCTCCGGCTCATCGGTATTCAACCGGGGGACGAAGTTTTCTGCTCTACCCTCACCTTCATCGCCAGCGCCAGCCCTATCACTTACCTCGGCTCCAAACCTGTTTTTATAGATAGCGATCGCACATCCTGGAACCTCAACCCGGATTTACTGGTAGCAGAACTTTCACGTCGTGCGAAGTTAGGGACCCTACCCAAAGCCGTCCTGCTCGTCCATCTCTATGGTCAGAGTGCGGATATTGACCCAATACTCACAGCCTGTAACCAGTATAACATCCCCCTCATTGAAGACGCGGCGGAAGCCCTAGGGGCTACCTATAAAGGCAAAAGTCCTGGTACTTTCGGCAAAATTGGTATCTACTCCTTCAACGGCAACAAAATCATCACCACCTCTGGGGGAGGTATGCTAGTCTCTGACGACCCAGAAATAGTTGCCCAAGCAAAATTTCTGGCTACTCAAGCCCGTGATCCCGCTCCCCACTATGAACACACCACTATTGGTTATAACTATCGTCTGAGTAATGTTTTAGCTGGAATTGGTCGCGGACAACTCCGAGTTTTAGAGGATCGGGTCGAAGCCAGACGACGCAACTTTCAAATCTATAAACAGGCATTAGGTGATATTGCCGGTATAGAATTTATGCCTGAAGCCTCCTTTGGACGCTCTACCCGATGGCTCACCTGTATTACTATTGACCCAGAAAAATTTGGCTGCGATCGCGAAAACCTACGTCTAGCCCTAGCAGCCCAGAACATTGAATCCCGACCTGTTTGGAAACCTATGCACCTACAGCCAGTCTTTGCCCACTGCGATCGCATTGGCGGTGAAGTAGCTGAATATCTCTTCCACCATGGCTTATGCTTACCCTCCGGTTCTAACCTCAGCCATACTGACTTAGAGCGAGTTATATTAGCTATCCGTCAAATACACTAG
- a CDS encoding acetyltransferase gives MNIYLYGCGGHAKVILDILHHQGKFVKAFIDDHPPATFGNIHGIPIIHSQTALSKITSDSSSWIVAIGNNRIRATIVEKLTKQGHSFTTAIHPSAQIGVGVKIGEGTVVMANAVINIDTTLGNHVIVNTGATIDHDCIIGDYSHIAPGSNLCGQVKLGAGVLLGVGTHVCPCVEIGNHTTCGAGSVVIRSLPDNCLAYGCPAKIIKTSLP, from the coding sequence TTGAATATTTATCTCTACGGCTGTGGTGGACATGCCAAGGTCATCTTAGATATTCTTCACCATCAGGGGAAATTCGTCAAAGCTTTCATCGATGATCATCCTCCTGCAACATTCGGCAATATCCACGGCATTCCTATAATCCACTCACAAACAGCATTATCTAAAATTACCTCCGATTCATCATCTTGGATTGTTGCCATTGGTAATAATCGCATCCGCGCAACCATAGTAGAAAAATTAACAAAACAAGGTCATTCCTTCACCACAGCCATTCATCCCTCCGCCCAAATTGGTGTGGGAGTGAAAATTGGAGAGGGTACTGTAGTCATGGCCAATGCAGTGATTAACATAGATACCACCCTGGGAAATCATGTCATTGTGAATACCGGGGCTACCATCGATCATGACTGTATTATTGGCGATTACTCCCACATTGCTCCGGGAAGTAATCTATGCGGTCAAGTGAAATTAGGAGCGGGAGTACTCTTAGGTGTAGGAACTCATGTATGTCCTTGTGTTGAAATCGGTAATCACACAACCTGTGGTGCTGGATCTGTGGTGATTAGATCTCTTCCTGATAACTGCCTAGCCTACGGTTGTCCCGCCAAAATCATCAAAACTAGCTTGCCATAA
- a CDS encoding sugar transferase has translation MEKSIKYLLDRLVATLVLILFSPLLLNLALLVRLKLGSPVLFSQQRPGLKGRPFTILKFRTMTDQQDIDGNLLPDAVRLTPFGRWLRSTSLDELPELINVMKGEMSFVGPRPLLMKYLNLYTPEQMRRHNMKPGITGWAQINGRNAIEWEDKFKLDLWYIDNWSLILDLKILFMTVEKVLKRHGISQSNHATMREFTGTQSKSSQ, from the coding sequence ATGGAGAAGTCAATAAAGTATCTTTTAGATCGGCTTGTGGCGACTCTAGTGCTAATTCTATTTAGCCCCTTGTTACTAAACCTAGCCCTATTGGTGCGGCTGAAATTAGGAAGCCCTGTTCTGTTTTCTCAACAGCGTCCGGGACTCAAGGGACGCCCCTTTACCATCCTCAAATTCCGCACCATGACAGATCAGCAGGATATTGATGGCAACTTGCTACCTGATGCTGTACGGTTAACTCCCTTTGGGCGTTGGTTAAGAAGCACATCTCTAGATGAATTACCCGAGTTAATCAATGTCATGAAAGGAGAGATGAGTTTTGTCGGACCTCGCCCTTTATTGATGAAATATCTAAACCTTTACACCCCTGAACAAATGCGCCGTCACAATATGAAACCGGGGATTACTGGTTGGGCACAAATCAATGGTCGCAATGCTATAGAGTGGGAGGATAAGTTTAAACTTGACCTTTGGTATATCGATAATTGGAGCCTGATACTGGATTTAAAGATTTTATTCATGACGGTGGAAAAAGTCCTGAAACGCCATGGTATTTCACAGAGCAACCATGCCACAATGAGGGAGTTTACAGGTACTCAATCCAAATCATCTCAATAA
- a CDS encoding RNA-guided endonuclease InsQ/TnpB family protein, with amino-acid sequence MLLSIKTKLKLNKTQEIFMAKHAGIARFTYNWGLATWQDLYKDGLKPNKYILKKFFNNHVKPELAWIKEKGICQKITQYAFDSLGEAFQRFFKGQSQYPNFKKKGKNDSFTIDAGGKPIPVGGTSIKLPTIGWVKTYEGLPHTTCKSIIISRTADSWYIAFSYEQECQPTIKNHAVVGVDLGVKELATLSTGVIFPNPKHYKQNLAKLQRLSKVYCRKAKGSNNKHKAKIKLARHHARIANLRKDTLHKLTTYLCKNHAKIVVEDLNVSGMLSNHKLAQAIADCGFHEFKRQLEYKAKKFGCEIIIADRFYPSSKTCSHCGHRKDSLSLSERIYHCENCSFEMDRDLNAAINLSRLAKA; translated from the coding sequence ATGCTTTTATCTATCAAAACAAAACTCAAGTTAAACAAAACCCAGGAAATATTCATGGCTAAACACGCTGGTATAGCAAGGTTTACCTATAATTGGGGTTTAGCTACTTGGCAGGATTTGTACAAAGATGGATTAAAGCCAAACAAATACATCCTCAAGAAATTCTTTAATAATCATGTAAAACCTGAATTGGCATGGATTAAAGAAAAAGGTATTTGCCAGAAAATCACTCAATACGCTTTTGATAGTTTAGGTGAAGCTTTTCAAAGATTCTTTAAAGGACAGTCTCAATATCCTAACTTCAAAAAGAAAGGAAAAAATGATAGTTTTACAATTGATGCAGGTGGTAAACCAATTCCTGTAGGTGGTACATCAATAAAACTACCGACAATTGGATGGGTAAAAACTTATGAAGGATTACCTCACACCACCTGTAAAAGTATTATTATTTCCAGGACTGCTGATAGTTGGTATATAGCCTTTTCTTATGAACAAGAATGTCAACCAACTATCAAAAACCATGCTGTTGTTGGTGTTGATTTAGGAGTCAAGGAACTAGCTACACTAAGCACTGGTGTTATATTTCCTAATCCTAAACACTATAAACAGAATCTAGCTAAACTACAAAGATTATCCAAAGTCTATTGTAGAAAAGCTAAAGGTTCAAACAATAAGCATAAAGCTAAAATTAAACTGGCTAGACATCATGCAAGAATAGCAAACCTGAGAAAAGATACTCTTCATAAACTTACTACTTACTTATGCAAAAACCACGCCAAGATAGTAGTAGAAGATTTGAATGTTTCAGGGATGTTATCAAACCATAAATTAGCCCAAGCAATAGCTGATTGTGGGTTTCATGAGTTTAAGCGTCAGCTAGAATATAAAGCTAAAAAGTTTGGTTGTGAAATTATAATTGCTGATAGATTTTATCCATCAAGTAAAACCTGTTCTCACTGTGGACATAGAAAAGATAGTCTTTCTTTATCTGAAAGAATTTATCACTGCGAGAACTGTAGTTTTGAGATGGATAGGGATCTGAATGCTGCAATTAATTTATCGCGTTTGGCTAAAGCGTGA
- a CDS encoding IS607 family transposase — MFKPHEFAKKIGVSVKTLQRWDVEGRLPAKRTLSGHRFYTEDDLLITQGLKPVDSKRKVVVYCRVSSSSQKPELRNQVSAMETFCLSRGLAVDDWVSEIGSGLNFKRKKFLSIMLSMLKGEISTIVVAHKDRMCRFAFDFIMELASSVRCQIIVANQESLSPQQELVEDLMAIIHCFSCRLYGLRNYSKEIKDHLKNAIDNPVQDMSDLDSKEIQC; from the coding sequence ATGTTTAAACCTCATGAATTTGCTAAAAAAATCGGAGTTTCAGTCAAGACCTTGCAAAGATGGGATGTTGAAGGAAGACTTCCAGCCAAAAGAACATTGTCGGGGCATCGTTTTTATACTGAAGATGATTTACTGATTACCCAGGGATTAAAACCTGTAGACTCAAAACGAAAAGTAGTTGTTTATTGTAGAGTTTCTTCGAGTAGCCAAAAACCCGAACTCAGAAACCAAGTATCCGCGATGGAAACATTTTGTTTGAGTCGTGGGTTAGCTGTTGATGATTGGGTTTCAGAGATTGGAAGCGGATTAAACTTTAAAAGAAAAAAGTTTTTATCAATTATGTTATCAATGCTTAAAGGCGAAATATCGACAATTGTTGTGGCGCACAAAGACAGAATGTGTCGGTTTGCTTTTGACTTTATTATGGAATTAGCAAGTTCCGTGAGGTGTCAGATCATAGTTGCAAATCAGGAATCTTTATCACCTCAACAAGAATTAGTGGAAGACCTAATGGCAATTATCCACTGCTTTTCTTGTCGATTGTACGGATTGAGGAATTACTCCAAAGAAATCAAGGATCATCTCAAAAATGCTATTGACAACCCTGTACAAGATATGTCAGATTTAGACAGCAAAGAAATACAGTGTTGA
- a CDS encoding glycosyltransferase family 4 protein, whose amino-acid sequence MKIVYLHQYFNTPKMPGGTRSYEMARRLVDMGHEVHMITSWRQNDGHQEYFETEEAGIHVHWLPIPYSNHMNYNSRIWAFLRFAMGAARKAASLDVDLVFATSTPLTIALPAVYVARRQSIPMVFEVRDLWPEIPIAIGALNNPILRVAALWLEQWAYSNSETVVALSPGMRDGVCRTGYPSQRVSVIPNCSDNTFFYPDSAAGYTFRSSRPWLKDRPLLVYTGTFGKINGVGYLVELASELLHIDPEIRLLLIGDGLEHKQVLNQAQVAGVLNLNLYLEPKLPKDQIPTVLAAADMAASLFIDIPEMQANSANKFFDALASGTPVLLNYGGWQAQLVETTNAGLVTWRMPILQAAECIAAKLNDRVWLQQAGKNARNLAEQKFNRDILANKLEKILTAAVSGQGQKASEISPSEYFVNSEIS is encoded by the coding sequence ATGAAAATAGTTTACTTACATCAGTACTTCAACACCCCTAAAATGCCTGGAGGTACTCGCTCTTATGAGATGGCTCGACGCTTAGTAGACATGGGTCATGAAGTCCATATGATCACCTCATGGCGGCAAAATGATGGGCATCAAGAGTATTTTGAGACTGAGGAAGCTGGAATTCATGTTCATTGGTTGCCAATCCCATACTCTAATCATATGAACTATAATTCTCGTATCTGGGCATTTCTTCGCTTTGCCATGGGAGCAGCACGTAAAGCTGCATCTTTAGACGTTGATTTGGTGTTTGCAACCAGTACTCCACTTACCATTGCACTACCCGCTGTATATGTAGCGAGGCGACAATCCATACCCATGGTATTTGAAGTGCGAGACCTTTGGCCAGAAATACCAATTGCGATAGGAGCATTAAACAATCCCATACTCCGTGTAGCGGCTCTTTGGTTAGAACAGTGGGCATATAGTAACTCTGAAACAGTAGTTGCTCTATCCCCTGGAATGCGTGATGGAGTTTGTCGGACAGGCTATCCTTCTCAAAGAGTTTCAGTAATACCTAATTGCAGCGACAATACATTTTTTTATCCTGACTCAGCAGCGGGATATACCTTTCGTAGTTCACGTCCTTGGTTGAAAGATAGACCTTTGTTAGTTTACACAGGTACTTTTGGAAAAATTAATGGCGTAGGTTACCTGGTAGAACTTGCATCTGAATTATTACACATTGACCCAGAAATTAGACTTCTGCTGATTGGGGATGGTCTGGAACATAAACAAGTATTAAATCAAGCTCAAGTTGCGGGCGTCTTAAATCTAAATTTATATTTAGAACCTAAGCTGCCTAAAGACCAAATTCCAACAGTACTAGCGGCGGCAGACATGGCTGCCAGTTTGTTTATTGATATACCTGAGATGCAAGCTAATTCAGCCAATAAATTTTTTGATGCTCTAGCTTCTGGTACACCAGTGCTGTTGAACTATGGAGGGTGGCAAGCTCAACTCGTTGAAACAACAAATGCTGGTCTTGTAACTTGGCGTATGCCAATTTTACAGGCAGCAGAATGTATAGCAGCAAAACTCAATGATCGTGTCTGGCTCCAACAGGCTGGTAAAAATGCTCGTAATTTGGCAGAGCAAAAGTTCAACAGGGATATACTAGCTAACAAGCTAGAAAAAATACTTACTGCTGCAGTGAGTGGTCAAGGACAAAAAGCGAGCGAGATCAGTCCATCTGAATATTTTGTGAACAGCGAAATAAGTTAG